Proteins co-encoded in one Salvia splendens isolate huo1 chromosome 4, SspV2, whole genome shotgun sequence genomic window:
- the LOC121799336 gene encoding protein NONRESPONDING TO OXYLIPINS 2, mitochondrial-like isoform X1, which translates to MASRCSRIFHRSSVSALKSAISKPASSSFNRSATAPSNRPPLFTTPVASPLRRFSLSRTPSELGGVASLLPLHSAVATARMTSCLSSSSMSCRALSQGTLCCTSPDL; encoded by the exons ATGGCATCCAGATGCAGCAGAATTTTCCACCGATCTTCTGTTTCCGCCCTAAAATCGGCCATTTCGAAGCCAGCTTCTTCCTCTTTCAACAGATCAGCCACCGCTCCATCCAATAGGCCGCCTCTATTCACAACTCCAGTGGCCTCTCCCCTTCGCCGGTTCTCCCTCTCAAG GACGCCGTCGGAGTTGGGAGGTGTGGCGTCGTTGCTGCCACTGCACAGTGCGGTGGCTACGGCGAGGATGACGTCGTGCCTGAGCTCGTCCTCCATGAGTTGCCGGGCTCTTTCTCAGGGTACACTCTGCTGCACTTCTCCAGATCTCTAG
- the LOC121800927 gene encoding uncharacterized protein LOC121800927 translates to MRPHATATNHDHNHDHDHHAGNQGTWMKPQYHPSNNKHSYFLRAKTPRFLGFHAGEEDGEFKKPSPVNRVGMDRERGSSFLPSPPSKNTPFEDYISLSEEEDLANCLVMLSNKSHAHEKEEMSSFKGKEVEEKSTFQCKACKKVFNSHQALGGHRASHKKVKGCFASKNDSLNDQDNNIIDNQDSIIQENNNNNHQEAPPPPEHDTTLLCPSPSTRKRSKMHECSVCCRVFSSGQALGGHKRCHWLTTSTDNAFIPNFHDFQYDHRSQQLCKKPLFPKPHQQHHNILDHDHQLDLNLNLPPAPPQHHHKHDDPNHFLDAKEARENEASTRLCLHQPKPGEEGCGMKLRKLSVLRDVNLDGGWLHMGIHSTTEMS, encoded by the coding sequence ATGAGACCTCATGCAACCGCAACCAATCACGACCACAACCACGACCACGACCATCATGCTGGTAATCAAGGGACATGGATGAAGCCACAATATCACCCTTCTAACAACAAGCATTCCTACTTCCTTCGTGCCAAGACGCCTCGATTTCTAGGGTTTCATGCAGGCGAAGAGGACGGGGAATTCAAGAAGCCGTCCCCGGTGAATAGAGTAGGCATGGATAGAGAGAGAGGCTCCTCTTTCTTGCCCTCTCCGCCATCTAAAAACACACCGTTTGAGGACTACATTAGCTTAAGCGAAGAGGAAGACCTAGCTAATTGCCTCGTGATGCTGTCGAACAAATCCCACGCTCACGAGAAAGAGGAGATGAGTAGTTTCAAAGGGAAGGAAGTAGAGGAAAAGAGCACCTTCCAATGCAAAGCATGCAAAAAAGTGTTCAATTCCCACCAAGCATTAGGGGGCCACAGAGCAAGCCACAAGAAAGTTAAGGGCTGTTTCGCTTCTAAGAACGATAGCCTCAACGACCAAGACAACAACATCATCGACAATCAAGACTCGATTATTCAagagaataataataataatcatcaaGAGGCGCCTCCACCGCCCGAGCATGACACAACCCTCCTCTGCCCCTCGCCCTCCACTAGAAAGAGGAGCAAGATGCACGAGTGCTCTGTCTGCTGTCGCGTCTTCTCCTCCGGCCAAGCCCTAGGCGGACACAAGCGATGCCACTGGCTCACAACCTCCACAGACAACGCGTTCATCCCAAATTTCCATGATTTCCAATATGATCACCGGAGCCAACAGCTCTGCAAGAAACCACTCTTCCCAAAACCACATCAACAACACCACAATATTCTTGATCATGATCATCAACTCGATCTCAATCTCAACCTCCCTCCTGCACCACCgcagcatcatcacaaacatgATGATCCTAATCATTTTCTTGATGCCAAGGAAGCTCGTGAGAACGAGGCATCGACAAGATTGTGCTTGCATCAACCAAAACCTGGCGAAGAGGGGTGTGGGATGAAGCTAAGGAAGCTAAGCGTTTTGAGAGATGTGAACTTGGATGGAGGGTGGTTGCACATGGGCATTCATTCAACCACTGAGATGAgttaa
- the LOC121799336 gene encoding protein NONRESPONDING TO OXYLIPINS 2, mitochondrial-like isoform X4, protein MASRCSRIFHRSSVSALKSAISKPASSSFNRSATAPSNRPPLFTTPVASPLRRFSLSRTPSELGGVASLLPLHSAVATARMTSCLSSSSMSCRALSQGT, encoded by the exons ATGGCATCCAGATGCAGCAGAATTTTCCACCGATCTTCTGTTTCCGCCCTAAAATCGGCCATTTCGAAGCCAGCTTCTTCCTCTTTCAACAGATCAGCCACCGCTCCATCCAATAGGCCGCCTCTATTCACAACTCCAGTGGCCTCTCCCCTTCGCCGGTTCTCCCTCTCAAG GACGCCGTCGGAGTTGGGAGGTGTGGCGTCGTTGCTGCCACTGCACAGTGCGGTGGCTACGGCGAGGATGACGTCGTGCCTGAGCTCGTCCTCCATGAGTTGCCGGGCTCTTTCTCAGG GCACATGA
- the LOC121799336 gene encoding protein NONRESPONDING TO OXYLIPINS 2, mitochondrial-like isoform X2, with the protein MASRCSRIFHRSSVSALKSAISKPASSSFNRSATAPSNRPPLFTTPVASPLRRFSLSRTPSELGGVASLLPLHSAVATARMTSCLSSSSMSCRALSQELGLSVPR; encoded by the exons ATGGCATCCAGATGCAGCAGAATTTTCCACCGATCTTCTGTTTCCGCCCTAAAATCGGCCATTTCGAAGCCAGCTTCTTCCTCTTTCAACAGATCAGCCACCGCTCCATCCAATAGGCCGCCTCTATTCACAACTCCAGTGGCCTCTCCCCTTCGCCGGTTCTCCCTCTCAAG GACGCCGTCGGAGTTGGGAGGTGTGGCGTCGTTGCTGCCACTGCACAGTGCGGTGGCTACGGCGAGGATGACGTCGTGCCTGAGCTCGTCCTCCATGAGTTGCCGGGCTCTTTCTCAGG AGCTTGGTCTATCAGTTCCGAGGTGA
- the LOC121799336 gene encoding protein NONRESPONDING TO OXYLIPINS 2, mitochondrial-like isoform X3 encodes MASRCSRIFHRSSVSALKSAISKPASSSFNRSATAPSNRPPLFTTPVASPLRRFSLSRTPSELGGVASLLPLHSAVATARMTSCLSSSSMSCRALSQDETDGT; translated from the exons ATGGCATCCAGATGCAGCAGAATTTTCCACCGATCTTCTGTTTCCGCCCTAAAATCGGCCATTTCGAAGCCAGCTTCTTCCTCTTTCAACAGATCAGCCACCGCTCCATCCAATAGGCCGCCTCTATTCACAACTCCAGTGGCCTCTCCCCTTCGCCGGTTCTCCCTCTCAAG GACGCCGTCGGAGTTGGGAGGTGTGGCGTCGTTGCTGCCACTGCACAGTGCGGTGGCTACGGCGAGGATGACGTCGTGCCTGAGCTCGTCCTCCATGAGTTGCCGGGCTCTTTCTCAGG ATGAAACTGATGGGACGTGA